CGACGAACTGGGGGATCGGCGACCTCTCGGACCTCGGCGCGCTCGCTGAATGGGCCGGCGGCGTCGGGGCCGACTTCGTCGGCGTGAATCCGCTGCACGCCTTGCTCAATCGCCGCGACGACGTCAGTCCATACAGTCCGGTCAGCCGGCTGTTCAAGAATCCGATCTACATCGACGTCGCGTGTGTCCCGGAGCTCGAGCACGCGCCCGAGCTGCGCGCGAGACTCCATGCGCCGGAGCTCGTGGCCGAGATCAATGCGTTGCGCGAATCCTCCGACGTGCGTTACGAGCAGGTGATGGCGGTCAAAGGTCTGGCGCTGACCGCCCTGCACCGCGTCTTCCTCGATCGCGTCCGGCCGTCGGGCAACGCTCGCGCCGCCGCCTATGAGAGCTACGTGGCTCGACACGAACCGGCGCTCACTCGATTCGCGACGTGGATGGCGATCGCCGAAGTGCAGTCAACTGGGCAGCGCGCGAACGCGCGAGCATACGACTGGCGCACTTGGCCGACAGACTTGCAATCCCTTGATAGCGACGCAGTGAAGGCGTTCGCTAAAGAGCACGCGCAGCGCGTCGACTTTCATCGATGGTTGCAGTTCGAGACGGATCGTCAACTCGCCGCGGCGGCGACGCGCGCGCGCGCGGCGCGTATGGAGATCGGGCTCTATCAAGATCTGGCAATCGGCACATCGGCTGCCGGCGCCGATGCGTGGGCCTATCCGCACCTCTTCGTGCGCGGCGTGAACGTCGGCGCGCCGCCCGACCCGTACGCGGCGTCGGGACAGAATTGGGGACTGCCGCCGATCAATCCGCGCTCACTCCGTGAAGATCGCTACCGCTATTTTATCGACGTCTTGCGGAGCGGACTTCGCCACGCGGGCGCGTTGCGCATCGATCACGTGCTGGGTTTGTTCCGGCTGTTCTGGATTCCCGAGGGCATGTCCGGCGCCGACGGCGCGTACGTCCGATATCCCACCGCCGATCTGCTTGGCATCGTTGCCCTCGAGAGCGTGCGGCACCATGCGCTCGTCGTCGGTGAAGACCTCGGGACCGTACCGAAGGAGGTGCCGCGCGCCTTGGAGAAATGGGGAATTCTTTCCTCGAAAGTCCTGTTCTTCGAGCGAGATCGCCGCGGCGGATTCAAGGCGTCGAAAACATATCCCGAGCTCGCGCTTGCGACGGCCGACACGCACGATATGGCCACGCTCGCCGGCTTCTGGCAGGGACGCGACATCGACGTCCGCGCCGACGTCGGCTTGATCGAAGGCGATGACGCGATCGAACGGGCCCGCAACGAGCGCGACGCCGATCGCACGGCGCTCTTGCGCCGTCTCAAACAAGAGAAGCTGCTGCCGACGGCGCTCATGCCGAAGTCACCGGCCGAATTCCGAGCATCGATCCACGCATTCATGTGTCGCACGCCGTCGAAACTCGTCGGGCTCTCGCTCGATGATCTGGCCGGCGAGGTCGAGCAGGTGAACGTCCCCGGTGTCGGGGCCGACAAGTTTCCCTGTTGGACGCGAAAGATGCGCGACACGCTCGAGACGCTCATGCTGAGCAGCGAGGTTCGCACGGCGCTCCGCTGCGACGGCCGCGCGAAGTTAGTCGCGGGGTAGCATGCGGCGCCTCACCGCGACGTACCGCCTGCAGATGAACGCGGGCTTCACACTTCGGCATGCTTGCGCGCGAGTCGACTATTTCGCGCGCCTCGGTGTCTCGCACCTTTACTGCTCACCAGTGTTCGCGGCGCGATCGGGAAGCATGCACGGGTACGACGTGGTCGATCCCACGCGAATCAACGCGGAGCTTGGAACCGAGGACGACCTTCGCGCGCTGGCGGAGGATCTGCACGCCAAAGACATGGGACTCATCCTCGACATCGTTCCCAACCACATGGGAATCGGCGCCGAGAACCGGTACTGGGACGACGTCCTGACGTATGGCGAACGCTCGCGCTATGCGCGCTGGTTCGACATCGACTGGTCCGCCAACCCGGGCGAGCGTCGCCGATTGATTCTGCCGATCCTCGGCGATGAGCTGGATCGCGTACTCGAACGCGGCGAGTTGTCGGTGCGTCTGCGGTGGCGTGACACGCCACGCATCGAGTACTTCAATCACAGCTTTCCGATCGACCCGTCCACCTTGCCGCCAGAGCTGCAATTGGCGCAGGTAGATCCCGAGGAAACGGGCGAGCTCGCCAACTTGTATTCCGGCACCGCGGCGCGCGAACGGTTGAAGGAACTGCTCGACGCGCAACGATACGAGCTCGTCTCGTTTCGTCGCGCATCGAGCGATGTCAACTACCGTCGCTTCTTCGATGTCGCCGACTTGGTCGGTGTTCGCGTTGAGGACCCGGACGTGTTCGCCGAAACGCATTCACTCGTGCTTCGGCTCGTGCAAGAGGGTGTCGCGGACGGATTGCGCGTCGACCACATCGATGGTTTGCGCGATCCGCTTGGCTACCTCACGCGCCTGCGCGCCGCAGTGCCAGGCGAAACGTCGATCTTCGTCGAGAAAATCCTCGAGCAGGGCGAGCGACTGCGATCATCGTGGCCCGTCCAAGGAACCACAGGCTACGAGTTTCTCAACGATCTGGAGGACATCTTTATCGACCCGTCGGGCTTCGCAGACATCGAGCGAGACTATCGCAGATGGCGAAAGCTCGGCAGCACCGCGTTCCGCGACGTCGCTCGGGCGGGTAAGAGAGCCATGCTCGAGGGCCCGCTGCATGCCGACGTCGAACGACTCGCCGCGTTGCTCGCGAACCTCGTGCGCGCCGGCGACAAACGACGGTCGCGGCGCGAGCTCGCGGCGGCGATCATCGAGCTTGCCGCGGCCATGCCGGTCTACCGGACGTACATCGATCCGTCGCAACCCGTCGACCTCGCCGATCGTGAGTTGATCGAGGCGGCGGCACGAAATGCGTTGGCGCAGGACGGCCGCCTCGCCGAAGGCATCGCGCTCGTCGTCGAGCATTTGTTGGGCGCGGGCGGGTCAGTCGACGAGCCGACACGCGCCGGGTTTGTGCGTCGATTTCAGCAACTGACCGGTCCGGCGGCGGCCAAGGGCGTCGAGGACACTGCGCTGTACGTCTATGTACCTCTGCTGTCTCGGAACGAAGTCGGCGGCGCCCCCGACCGTCCGCTCGATGATGCCGTTGCGCGACTACACGACGCGAACGCGCGTCGCGCTGAGCACTGGCCGGTAAACCTTCTCTGCACAACCACACACGATACGAAGCGAAGCGCCGACGTTCGCTCTCGCCTCGACGTCCTCTCGGAGATCCCGCAAGAATGGGAACGCTCCGTTCGACGATGGCGTCGTCTGAATCAGAGGCATCGGCGCGTCGTGAAAGGGCGCATGGCGCCCGACACCAACAGCGAATACGTGCTCTATCAAACGCTCGTCGCGTTATGGCCTCCGCCACGGCCCGGCCGACGCATCGATGACCTTCCAGATCGGCGCTGGCGCGAATCGGCGGGTGAGCGGTTGACGCAGTACATGGTGAAGGCGGCGCGCGAGGCAAAAACGCGAACCAGTTGGACCGATCCCGACAGCGCCTATGAATCGGCCCTGACCGAATTCGTCGGCGCGGTGTTGCAGCCCGCCGATGACGCACCTTTTCTCATCGACGTTGCGCGCCTCGTATCGCTCGTCGCACTGGCCGGCGCCTGGAACGCGCTGTCCCGGCTTGTTGTGCATTTGACGTCACCGGGGACTCCGGACCTCTATCAAGGCGACGAGTTCTGGAACTGTAGGCTGGTCGATCCAGACAATCGCCGGCAGATCGA
This DNA window, taken from Gemmatimonadaceae bacterium, encodes the following:
- the malQ gene encoding 4-alpha-glucanotransferase; translation: TNWGIGDLSDLGALAEWAGGVGADFVGVNPLHALLNRRDDVSPYSPVSRLFKNPIYIDVACVPELEHAPELRARLHAPELVAEINALRESSDVRYEQVMAVKGLALTALHRVFLDRVRPSGNARAAAYESYVARHEPALTRFATWMAIAEVQSTGQRANARAYDWRTWPTDLQSLDSDAVKAFAKEHAQRVDFHRWLQFETDRQLAAAATRARAARMEIGLYQDLAIGTSAAGADAWAYPHLFVRGVNVGAPPDPYAASGQNWGLPPINPRSLREDRYRYFIDVLRSGLRHAGALRIDHVLGLFRLFWIPEGMSGADGAYVRYPTADLLGIVALESVRHHALVVGEDLGTVPKEVPRALEKWGILSSKVLFFERDRRGGFKASKTYPELALATADTHDMATLAGFWQGRDIDVRADVGLIEGDDAIERARNERDADRTALLRRLKQEKLLPTALMPKSPAEFRASIHAFMCRTPSKLVGLSLDDLAGEVEQVNVPGVGADKFPCWTRKMRDTLETLMLSSEVRTALRCDGRAKLVAG
- the treY gene encoding malto-oligosyltrehalose synthase, encoding MRRLTATYRLQMNAGFTLRHACARVDYFARLGVSHLYCSPVFAARSGSMHGYDVVDPTRINAELGTEDDLRALAEDLHAKDMGLILDIVPNHMGIGAENRYWDDVLTYGERSRYARWFDIDWSANPGERRRLILPILGDELDRVLERGELSVRLRWRDTPRIEYFNHSFPIDPSTLPPELQLAQVDPEETGELANLYSGTAARERLKELLDAQRYELVSFRRASSDVNYRRFFDVADLVGVRVEDPDVFAETHSLVLRLVQEGVADGLRVDHIDGLRDPLGYLTRLRAAVPGETSIFVEKILEQGERLRSSWPVQGTTGYEFLNDLEDIFIDPSGFADIERDYRRWRKLGSTAFRDVARAGKRAMLEGPLHADVERLAALLANLVRAGDKRRSRRELAAAIIELAAAMPVYRTYIDPSQPVDLADRELIEAAARNALAQDGRLAEGIALVVEHLLGAGGSVDEPTRAGFVRRFQQLTGPAAAKGVEDTALYVYVPLLSRNEVGGAPDRPLDDAVARLHDANARRAEHWPVNLLCTTTHDTKRSADVRSRLDVLSEIPQEWERSVRRWRRLNQRHRRVVKGRMAPDTNSEYVLYQTLVALWPPPRPGRRIDDLPDRRWRESAGERLTQYMVKAAREAKTRTSWTDPDSAYESALTEFVGAVLQPADDAPFLIDVARLVSLVALAGAWNALSRLVVHLTSPGTPDLYQGDEFWNCRLVDPDNRRQIDYDARVAAMDAIVGMEDVVTSSAAIDPHDNRVKLFVTARLLELRRRHPDLFAHGAYRPLEVSGRRRDHVFAFARELGSECAVTVATRLTCSIRVTAWSDWWADTAVMLPPELGPRCWRSQLERGDLAAGDSVHVGTAFGKLPMLVAVG